GAAAAGATGTCCTGTTGCACAATCGTCAAGCGGTGTTTGAAAAGAACCAATCGTCGATAGCAGATATCACCCGCTTTAATATTTCAGATTTTTTAAAATACATTGATATTAGCTATGAAGAATTAACGGTGAATGACGAAGAGCCCGCCATGATTAGTGAAAAGGTCTATCATATTTACTTATGCCGCCGCGTGACAATGGATAAAAAGACCTACAATGAGCTAGCGCGCTTAGTCGTTAATGCTGACGGAATTAAGCGCTTGGAAGTGCTTCAGTCGTTAGATTTGCTGAATACAGAAGAAGATATTGAAATTTCTCCGCCATAATTTATGGCTTTTATCTCATTAGCACAAAACACAAAACACAAAACACAAAACACAAAAAATATTCTAACTAATTTAGGTTGTAGCAAGGCGGCTAGTGAAGCTAATCCCTAGGAGCATACAAAAGTATGTGACCCAAGTAGCCGAATGAAGCCAACACCGCCACCGCATGAAGGATAACAACCATTTAATTTTCTAAATCATTCGTGTTGTGGCTAGGCGGCAAAATGAGGATAGCTTGGGGAGCATACATAAGTATGTGACCCGAGTAGCCGAGTGAAGCCAACACTGCCACCGCATTAAGGATAACAACCATTTAATTTTCTAAATCATTCGTGTTGTGGCTAGGCGGCAAAATGAGGATAGCCTGGGGAACATACATAAGTATGTGACCCGAGTAGCCGAGTGAAGCCAACACCGCCACAGCGCGAAGGATGACGAAAATTGGGCGCATACAAAAGTATGTGACCCAAGTAGCCGAGTGAAGCCAACACCGCCACCGCATTAAGGATAACAACCATTTAATTTTCTAAATCATTCGTGTTGTGGCTAGGCGGCAAAATGAGGATAGCTTGGGGAACATACATAAGTATGTGACCCGAGTAGCCGAGTGAAGCCAACACCGCCACAGCGCGAAGGATGACGAAAATTGGGCGCATACAAAAGTATGTGACCCAAGTAGCCGAATGAAGCCAACACCGCCACAGCGCGAAGGATGACGAAAATTTAGTAATAGAGGGCGATGAACTGATTATCCACCTGCTTAATCTCAACTGGCGTATCAAAGATATCCTCAATAATATCTGACTTCATAATCTCTTCGGGCTTGCCATGATAAGACAATCGTCCGTTTCTTAGCGCCACTATGTAGTCTGAGTATACCGATGCAAAGTTGATATCGTGGATCACTAAAATAATGGTTTTCCCCAGCTCATCCGCAGCGCGGCGCAATAACTTCATCATTATCACGGCGTGTTTCATATCGAGGTTATTTAAGGGCTCATCCAGTAATACGTACTCTGTATCTTGGCACAAAACCATTGCGACATAAGCACGTTGACGTTGCCCGCCTGACAATTCATCTAAATAACGGTGGCGTAAATCAGATAAATTCAGGAAAGACAGTGATTCATCAATTTTCTGTTTATCTTCAAGGTTTAAACGCCCTTTAGTATAGGGATAGCGCCCAAAGCCAACTAGCTCTTCCACCGTTAAACGGCTCGCAAACTGATTTTCTTGGCGCAGAACCGATAAACATTTGGCTAACTTATCACTTGGCGTTGTCGAAACATCTAATTCATTGACCTTAACATAGCCACCTTCATCAGGCGTTAATAAGCGCCCAATAATCGACAATAAGGTTGATTTGCCTGCACCATTAGGCCCGATAATCGAGGTGATACCGCTATTTTTGATCGTTGTTGTGACGTTATCTAAGACTTTAGTATCCTGATAACTTTTCGATATCTGACTAATTTCAATCATACTAAAACCTTCTTAACACCATGTAAATAAAGAATATTCCGCCAACAAACTCAATAACAACAGACAACGTTCCCGCCATATTTAAACCATATTCAAGAACAAGTTGCCCACCAATCAGCGCGATAACACCTAATAAGAAAGAAACAGGTAATAAATAGCGATGTTGACTGCTACCGCTAATAAAGTAAGCAAGGTTTGCCACCATCAACCCTAAAAAGGTTAAAGGCCCAACCAAGGCGGTTGAAATAGCCACTAAAATGGAGATCAGCAGTAAAATAACAGTAACTTGCTGGCGGTAATTAATCCCTAGATTCACGGCATTGGCTTGCCCTAATGCCAAAACATCAAAGCAATAACGCATCCGCCATAAGAGAACACCAACTACAACGGTAATCAGCAAGGTAAAGAAAATAAGCTCTGGCGTGCCTCGTGTGAACGTTGCAAACATGCGGCTTTGTAAAATGGAAAACTCATTTGGGTCCATTAAACGCTGGAGTAACGTTGCCACGCTGCGAAATAAGGTGCCTAAAATAATACCGACCATCAAGACAAGGTTGATATTCATTTTTACAGAAACAAATAACCAGCGATAAAGCAGAACCGAAAACAGCACGAGCAACGTCGATTCCAACAGGAATTTACCGATATTTAACAGCCATGAAGCGGGGAAGCTATCGGTATAAAAAATAAAGATGGTTTGCAACAAGACAAACAGAGCTTCAAGCCCCATGATTGATGGCGTCAGTATTTTATTATTTGCGATAGTTTGGAATAGTACCGTCGATACCCCCGCAGCAAACGCCACAACAATCATGGTCAACACAATATAGCCACGATGCGGCAGAATATACGCGAGGTTATTGCCTAGGTTGATTGTCATATAAAGCACAATGGATAGCAGCGATAAAGCCAGCAAGACCCATATTCTTTGCAGTGGCGTTAACCCTTTTTTAGGTTTTGCTAACGCAATTGCGGAGTTAACTTTTTGCATAACGTTGTTGCTTCAACAGTAAATATAAGAAAATAACCGCCCCAACTACCCCTAAAATCACACTTGCTGGGATTTCAAATGGATAGCGGATTAAACGCCCAATAATGTCGCACAGTAAGACTAAACCGCCGCCCGCAATACATATCCACGGGATGGTTTTGCGAATGTTATCCCCCATCACTAAGCTCACAAGATTTGGAATAATTAAGCCAAGGAAAGGTAACGCGCCCACTACGACAACCACCACTCCGCTAATCAGAGCGATAATGGATAAACCGATGGTCATGACTTTGCGATAATTGAGGCCTACGTTAATGGAAAATTCACGCCCCATACCTGCAACGGTAAAGCTATCTGCAATCCAGCAGGCAATTAACGTTAGGATGCCCACCAGCCACAATAATTCGTAGCGGCCTTGAATGATGCTAGAAAAGTCACCACTCATCCATGCGCCAAGGGACTGGAGTAAATCAAAAGAATAGGCAGTGAAAATAGTTAGCGCGCTGATAACCGCACCTAACATGATACCCACTAATGGCACTATCAAGGCTGATTTTAAAATGACACGACGCAATAACATCATAAACAGCATCGTACCAACCAAGGCAAATCCGCTGGCAACGACCATCTTGGTCATAATACTTGCCGCTGGGAACAGGATCATTACGGCCAGTAAACCTAAACTGGCAGATTGAGTGGTACCCGCGAGGGAAGGCTCAACAAAGCGGTTTTGGGTGAGTAATTGCATAATAAGCCCTGCAACACTCATGGCACTGCCGGCTAGAATTAAGGAGACGGTTCGGGGAATTCGGCTAATAAAAAAGATGTCTTGCATCTCTGGGTCGGTAAAAAGCGAAACGGGTGACACGTCACCCGCTCCTACAAACAAGCTTAATACCGCTAAAACCAATAACGCGATAATTCCACAAAAAAGATAAAGCGTTTTCATTGGTTATTTTGCTTGGCTCTTCTCTAGTGCAGTATTGATATCATCCATTAATTTGGAATAGGTTTGGATACCGCCTGCGATGTATACCGCTGTTGGGTCAAGGTAAGTAATTTGACCTTTTTCCCAAGCTGCTGTTTTTCTCACTAATGCGTTATCGAGAACTTCCGCAGCAGGTTGTGCATCTGCTTTGCCAATTGCGCTATCGCGGTCAATCACAAACAGCCAATCTGGGTTTAATTTTACCAGTAATTCAGCATTGACGATGTTACCGTGACGACCCGTGTTTTCTTCAAAGACATATGCAGGCTCGAAACCTAACACGTCAAAAATAAAGCCAAAACGTGAACCTGGGCCATAGGCTGAAATTTTGCCACCGCTGACTAAAATCACCATTGCTTTACCCGCAGTCGGCGCTTTAGTTTTGATACCATCAATTTTGGTATTGAAATCAGCAATCAGTTTTTTTGCTTCATCTTCTTTACCAAACAGGGCGCCAAGCTCGTTAGTACGCTCAGTTAAGCTGCCGATAAAGTTTTTGTTGTCAATATCTAAAGAAATTGTTGGAGCAACGCCGCTCAGTTTGTCGTACGCGTCACGGGCACGGCTACCACCTAAAATCAGGTCAGGTTTTGCATTACTTAATGTTTCATAAGCAGGTTCGAACAGGGTTCCGCCATTGACATATTCAGCGCCACTGTATTTGGTTAAGAATTCAGGAAAGCGGACGTTGGTTTGTGGAACACCTGCCACTGGCGCACCTAGTGCATCCATGATATCCAGTGTTTCCATGTTCATGACAATCACTTTCTGTGGATGGCGAGGAATTTCAGTTTTGCCTTGCACATGTTCAATCGTAATGGTTTGTTTCTCTGCCGCTTGGGTTGTCTCTGGCGTTTCTTTTGTGTTATCACAACCCGCTAAAACTAAAGCAGATAATAAGGCAAGGCCTGAAACTAATGATTTTGCAAACATCTCATTTCCTCCATCCATCTATAAAAGTGCTGACGATAAAATATCAACGTCTCGAAGAGGAGGTATCTTACACGTTATTAAGCGCTAATGATATTAGTTTGCATTTGCATTTGCTAAAAAGGTGTTTGAACGCACAAAATCACCAATTCCACGAATGGAGGACAATAAAGATAAGGATATTTATGGAATTATTCGAAAGGAAACTATTGAAATGATGGATACTCACGCCCCTGATGTCGGGCAAAAATAAATAGGCTGAGTCTTCAACTACACTTGCTTTCTGACAGGTTAATTACAACGAACGACAGAAATTATAATCCCAGCCTATTTATCATTAATACCAATTTAAACCTCATTAATGAATATCATCTAGCTGCCCATTCTCGGTGAGCTGCGAGCTGATATCTTCTAGGAACCAATCAATCGGTGTTCCCATCAGAAATGAAAGCTTAAATAGATGGAACAGGTCAATTTTGATCTTCCCTCTTTCATAACGAGAGATTTGTTGCTGGCTGACGCCTAACAGTTGAGCCAATTGAAAGCCAGTATAACCCAACTCTCTGCGTTTCTCTAAGATCCTTTGACCGACCATATAATGGATTTTTTCACTACCGTTTTCTGAATACATATTTTCACCATTTATTAAGGTACAGTTAGAATAAGGGCTGCCGCGCCTTCAAACGTGCCGGGTTGAACACGACCATTCGTCCCTAACACGGCTTTCAGGTTGACAGTATTTGTTCCCCCAGCAGGTACATAAAATTTGTAACCATTTTCTCCTGGAGTATTACTGCTCCCCAAATATAAGTTGGCATATAAACTACCATCTGACTTTAAGTTAACTCGACCATTTGTAACGTTCACTCCTGTTGCCACAACCAGCACATCCATCGCTAAGTTACATGTCACAGTAATAGGCACTTCTTTTGATTGTCCCGCGAGATCGGCTTCACTAATCGAACCAAAGTTAATATCGGGAATACTGTTATTAATTTTACAAGCACCTATTGGCGGTGGCGCAATACCACATAGTGAGCCAGGGATTAGCCCTCCGCTACTCGTCACACCCGTCGTTGCTTGATAAAATAACCCTACACACTCTTGGTTATTCTGTAATCTGACGCCTGTGTGTACAGCCCATTGTGTTGCCGGAGCCAGTGCTTTATCCATCACACCAGGGATGTTCTGAACCTCTCTCATCGTTCGATATTTGGAAATTTCAGCAATATTTACTGTCGCCGCACCAGGTGTCCCACTCGCGGTATGTTTATGGCTAACGGTGAGGTAACATTGAGACCAGCCATAACAAGGGTTCATCACACTGGGTGATTCAGGATCCCAACGTGCTATCACATATTTATAGTCCGCATCCCCATTAGCAGGGCTACTTCCTGGTCTTGATTCTGTGATATAGGAGAATATAGATGCCGATGCAGAAGATGAAAACATGACTGCACCAATTAATAGAGATAAGAAAACTTTCATATTAGTTCACAGCCTTATTATTCATAATCTAATTTAAATGTTGCCACTGCACTGTATGGCCCCACTTTAATTGTCTTGTTCTTGATCGCTTCAGGCTCACCTTTTAAATAGGCATAAAAACGCAGTTGGTTAGCCCCATTTTGTAGTGTGATCTTCGCGCCCTTTTTTTCGATATCGAGAGCTGTTTTATCGCTATTTTGCAAACCCACAGCAAATCCCGATGCCACACTGCTTGTTGAAAGCGCTAAGAAACCAGGTAATGCGAGATTGGGTGTTCCTGAAAAGGTAACCTCAACAGATTTGCCAATTGTGGTATCACAATCTGCTAATTTAATCGCAAACTCCCTCGGCACCGTTTCGCCATACGCATAAAAGTTCTTTTCTGGCGTATCAAAAAAATCCATCGGAACATTTTCATCACCAGGTAAAATTGTGCAGGGTTCTTCCACTAAGTTACCGATAATTTTTAAGTTATCTGGTACAGCAAAAGCCGCATTCACATTCATGAATAAAGCACCAGCAACTACACATTGAATTAATTTGTTCATCATTGGTACTCCGCGAGCAATGTCCCTGTTGCGGTAAAGCTTCCTTCCGGCAACGTAACACCCGGTTTCTTCACGGGCACCACCGCGAGAACAGGTGCTTGCCCATAAACAATTTTCATTGGTTTATTTATTTCAAAACCGAGGCCATTTTGCGTAATGCGCATTCCTAAGTCTTGAATATTGGTTTGCAGAGCAGCTTTATCAAAATCAGTTGCGGCTCCCTTAATGGTCAGTATCAAATCCCAACCTTTTAAATTAGCATCACATTTCAACGCATAATTAATCGGTTTTGTGAAGTTAGTTCCATCAATCTTGTGCAACCCAATATCTTTATAATCAATAACTTCCACTTTATCTTCAAATACAGTGCACGGAGGCGGTATTAATAAAGTGCCTGTAAACTCCACATTATCAGCAATAGCCATACCCGTAGGTATAACTAACAAACTCATTACCAAAGGAAGTTTTTTTATGATTTTTTGCATTGTCCTTCCCCTTATTGATAATCAAGTTTGATAGTGACGCCTGCACGAAAAGCACCACCTTGTGTCAGTGTTTTCGATAAATCACGAACAGGTATCGCTTCAAATTGAGGCGCATTTGGATAAACAAATTTAATTTCTTGATTTAAACGAAGTTTGCTCCCGTTATAACGAAACGCAATACCTAAGCCTGGGATATCCGTTTCAATTGCCTCTGAATCAAATGATATTGGGATGCCAACAAGGGTCATTTTCATTTGTTCTGTGGGTCTTTTGTCGCACTTTATATTGTAATTAACGGGCTTGGCGTAAGCTGAGCCATCAATCCGCGTACTCATCACTTCTTGAAAGTCCACTTTTACAATATTACCGTTGTTAATGACGCAAGGGGGCGGTGCTAAAACCACACCTTTAATCGGAACTGTCACCATACCGGGTGTTATTGTTGCCCTTGTACCTGCTGAAGGGCTAATACGTGAGTCGGGTAGCCCTGCATATGAAGCTGATGTTGAAAATATTCCAGCAAGGCAGAATGCCAGCAGGTACCGCTGCTTATTTAAATCACTCATAATCCACCTTAAAGTCCATTACAGCGCTGAAACTTCCTTCCGTTAGTTTTTCGGGTGTTCTCACTGGCGTGACAAAATATTGAAGGGTACCTTGTGGTGCATCAAGAAACTGAGGACGACCTTGGCTTCCAAGCCTGATATCCTGCCTTTGTGCATCGGTGACTTCTAATGCCAGACCAGAAACACCTTTAACGCTCAACATTTCTGGGAAATGCTTATCTGAAACAGCAACAAAAGAAACGGTTATGACAGGCTGCATCGCGTCCCAGATCGGCGTATCTGTTCTCACATCTCTCATTCTGCTTTCTGTACGAATACAGTGCCTAAATTCTAATTCGAATGAGACAGGTTCCGCTCGATCACCAGGTTTACGGAGTGAATAAGAAGGGATCTCCCCAAGAGACACTTCTTGGCGCATTGAATTAGTCACATCCATCGTACAAGGAGCTTCTGTCATCATGCCATTGACTGTCAATTTTCCATGTAAACCCTCTATATCCCAACTATCTGCGCTGCTCGTAAACACTGGCGCGACGCTGAATATAATAGCGCTAAACAGGAGAGTCCTTTTCATACATTATTCTCCGTTATCTATCCGTCGAAGATTCAACTTTACACGTAGTGCCCGCACAGCCGAACGTCAACTTTGGCCTTCCACCGTAATCATTGATATACGTTAGAACGGGTTTTGCACCCATTGCACTTGCACTGCCTTTTAGCATTCCATTACTTTTTGGCGAGATCATAACTGGCTCAAATTGTTTAACCGTATCACCACCTACTCTTGAACTTGCATCCACGATGGTGACAAAATAAGCCGTTGGATTGGTGACTTCATAAGCATCACCTTTACGTGTTAACGTAATTTTTTCCTGCCATGGGTTTTCGAGATCTGTTCGTGTGGCATACAACGCTTTTGGCCTATAAAACAACTTAATGCGCGTTTGCAATGCAATTTGTAATACGTTAGCTTCCTTACTACGTGGTGGAATCTCACGTAAGTTAAAGTAGTAAACGCTTTCCCTATCTTGTGGTAATGCAGATACATCTGGGAGCGATTGAATTTTAACTTGGCTCCCTTCCCCTGCTTCCACACGTTGAACTGGTGGCAAAACTGTTAATGGGCTTTCAATTTTGTTGCCATTCGCATCTTCAATCCAACCTTGTGCAAGGTAGGGTAATTCTGTGTTTTCATTTTTAATATTTAAACTAATGGTCTTTTCAGCTCCATTATAAATGACACGAGTTCGATCCAGAGCAATGGCAGCTAATGCTTGACCACACAGCACAGTCGACAACGTGATTGTTGTAGTAAAAAACGCAATTTTTTTAATATTCATAAGTACCAACTCTTTTTAAACTCTAATAATCCGGTTACTCGGTGTAATCGATATTCTGAGCAAGATCCGGTGGCTTTAATAACCAACGCTGACTAGGTGCAACTCCCTGCTGAATTGGTGCAGGCTTATAAGCTGGAGCAGGTTTCCCCACTGGTACTGCTTTTGCCGGCACATATCCAGGCTTGGCATTCGGACTGTTAGTACATGGTAATAACAGGGAATTAAACTCCGCCGTGCTAATATTTTCAGGAACCTGAATTTTACATTGCACGCTACCATCCCAATAAACATCTAACACTTCGTTTGGATTCACACCTGAGATATACACAGAGCCATTATCTGTAACGATCCCTAACTCTCTATTTTTCTCATTTCGTACAGTTGCACCAAATGGTGGATAACTACCATCTGCAAGTGCAAGCCTTACCATCGTTTTAATACCCGATAGCACTTCAAACTCACGATATGCTACGGCACCTTCTGTTAGTGTAATTGGCTGAGATGTTCGAACTGCTTCTACATTGTCAGGCAAATTAGTGACATCAATCCGCGCACTGGTACGGTAATAGTCACTAATATCTGCGACGACCGCTTTACCAAACATATTGGTTTCTGTATTTGGCCCAAACCCTTGAATAGGTACATTCCCTACCCCTTCAGTACCAACCATTACTCGGCTTCCGCCAGGAGTATTAATACGGTGTAATGCAGCGCCATGTCCTGTTACAGTTGCCCCGCCCTGTAAGGAGAATGCCGCTGAAGACGTATCCCCATTGATATAACTCGTACTCGCGGTCACTGTTGCTAAATCTGCATAACGAGTATAGAAACCATCGATAGTTCCACGACCTCGGCTACTTACCCCACTCCCAACACGATAATTTGTCTTATCATCAACGGTGTCAAAATAGCTGACAGTGTGCGAGTTTCCATCTTTTGTGATCATGTTGTTGTAGCTTATGGACGCTCTATCAGCCCAAGGCACAGACAGGTTCATATACATACCGTCATCATTGTTTTTATTATCAAATTTGTTACGGAACGCCGTTAAACTTATGTTAATGTTTTTAAAACGACCAATATCAAAGTATTTCGCAATAGAGAGGTTGTAACGTTTTGCCGCTGGCTTATTCCAGTACGTTTCGTGGTTATAGTTCAGATATGCAGTCAGATCCGCACTTGTGAAATATTTATTAAACGTAATGGTATACAGCTCTTTACTGTTATCAAATTCCACGCCTCTGTAGCGACGGTCTAAATATTGGTTCATACTCATAAAGTCACGTTCAGAGAATCGATACCCTGCGAACGTCACTTGGCTATCATAATCTTCAAAGCGTTTTGAATAACTTAAACGATACGATGCCCCCGTATAAATCTTGTTATCTGTCTTAAGCTTTGCTCGTGACTCAGTAACGTCAAAAGAAATCGCACCAAAGGCTAACAAATCTCGACCAACACCGAGCGATAATGCGTTATAGTCACCGGCTGCAAGCCCACCACCAAATAATGACCAACCGTTCGAGACCCCCCAACTGAATTCGCCCATGACGAACCCTTGCCCTTCAGTCTTGTGATCCATATTGTTGGGACGACCACCAGCGATTTTAAATAACACTGAACCTGGTCGCGTCAAATACGGTATTGATGCGGTATTCATTTGGAATTCTTGTATAGAACCATCTTGTTCTTCAACTCGGACATCTAGCTTACCGTTAACTGCATCACTCAAATCTTGGATACGAAAAGGTCCCGGCGCGACTTGGGTTTCATAAATCACCCGTCCTTGTTGAGTCACAATGACTTTGGCATTTGTTCTTGCAACACCTGTTACTTCAGGTGCATAACCACGTAAATTTGGTGGTAGCATTCTCTCATCAGAGATCAAGCTAGCCCCCATATAACGGAATGAATCAAAAAGCCCTGAACGCAAGAACTGCTCACCCATTGTCAGCTTAGCGTTAAGTTCTTTCACAGCGCGGTATGCGTAATATTGGCTCCAGTCCCAACGACGGTCTGTAGATTGCCCATTAGTGCGATTATAACTTGCTTGCCAATCTGCTCTAAAACGCCATGCGCCTAGGTTAAAACCTGTGGTTCCATTCCCTGTTAATGACTGGGTATTTGCTGAATCAGCAGGTCTTGTGACGTTAGCATTCAAGTTATAGTCAAAAAGTAAGGCAGGCACACCTTCGTCCCAACGAGATGGTGGATCCCAATTATCAGAAGTAAACTCGATATAAGCCTGTGGTACGGTCAACGTAATTGTTTCTTTAGCCAATGAGCCAACAACCGTCATTCCAGGAATACTTTCTGGTATTAAGCATTGCCCTTTGCTATCAAACTGAACCTTTTTTTTCCATTCATCCCGTAAAGCAATGCTGTCAACAATGTTTGCTGTCAAACATGGCGTAGTAATGCTTGGATCATTGGGATCCGCGATATATTCAATGTCAAAACTATCTGCGAGATCACGGTTATTTAAATTAATCTTAAATGGGTATTTTCCTGGCATCACATAACCAGCCCTAGAAAACTCATTTAGCGAAATATTACTTTTGTCCTGAAGATCTAAAACATCTGTATTAAACTCAATACTATCATTATTCGCATTAGCTAAATTTATATGAGCAATTGCAATAAACACCATAGTAGCTATAGGTGTTAAAAAATAACTTACTGAGTTATTAGATACTTTATTTTTACTTTTTAATAACAGAGCCATAATAGTCCCTTAGTAATAACTCAGTAATAATCCATCTTAAAACGGATAGTGGTCTGATAATTCCCTGGTTTTAAGCGTTTATTATTTGATACAACACGAACGTTATAGTTAAGTGTTGTTTCACCTGCTTTGATGGGTAAATCAGGCATCGCCTTACCAGGTATTGCAACATTTCCATCAGCATCAGAAATTTTTACTGACAACCCATTTGCGTGACCGAAAACATCAAAATTTCGGCCATCTGTCGGGCCATCAAAAGTAATATTGAAAGTTTGCCAATTAGGGGTTCCAGGAGTTGCCGGTGTTAGAACACAATTAATGAGACGTATTGAGAAATTACGAACAGGACTTTCTCTATCATGAATTATTTGACTAACAGGTACAGTAGTTATGCTAACTGATTGATCTCGGCTATCTGCATCAATTGCACAGGGGGTTTCAATAATTGAACCTCCCATTGTGACAGTCCCTTCAAACGGACCTTGCGCCCGAGAAATTTGATTTTGCGCACTAACTATTGGGGCAAATATTATTCCTGAAAGCACCATGACAATTGTGCCAAAGTGATTCATAGCGACTCCATTTCAACTTAATAACCAATTTCAATTCATTAAAATTAGTGCCCATACATCCTTGTACGGGCGATACCAATTACTGGTAGCTCAGAGCAAATGTTGCGATTGCATCAAATTCACCCGGAACAGCAGGTTTGTTTGTTGCATCTGCATCACCTTGTAAGAATGCAGTGAAGCGCAGTGTGTTAGCACCAGTAAACAGAGTTTGAGATGGAGACTTAGCACCTAAGTCAATTTTGTCACCATTAACGTCAGTGATAACGATACCTGCGTTTTTAGCTGTACCAGCGATAGCTAAACCACCATTAACAGAAGTACTTGGTGTACCTGTGAATGTAGTTTGTACAGTTTTCAGAGTAGTGATATCGCACTGTTCTAATTCGATATTGAAAGGACGAGCAACACTTTTACCGCCGCCGTTTAATGCAGAAGTTGCGATAGCACCCATCTTAACTTCAAATTTTTCTGATGTTGGTGGAATTGAGCAAGGAGCATCAATGATTGAACCTTTAAAAGTTATAGTACCAGAACCTTGGTTTGCAGCAGCTGCTGAACCTGCAACAACTGCCAGACCTAAACCTAATACTAAAGCAAGTTTATTTAATTTCATTTTATACATTTCCATTAGATAAAAAGACAACACAAATTAAAATAACGAGTTATTATTAATCTGATTATTTTAATTTTTTCTTAAAATATGTTTGGTTAGTAAACATTAAGGATTGATACTATAACCATTCCTATTTATCAAACTCCGTCAATAAACTAGATAATTAATAATGTATCAATGCGAAGCCATTATTATATCTCATTTTAGTTATGTCAAATCGCACCGATAATTAAAGCCTTACTCGTTAAGTTAGTGAAATATATATAATAAATACAAAATCAACACAAACTTATACTCCAATACAGGATAAACAAGAGAATAAACCCTAATTGATATGTTGTATTTTTAGCAAAAGACCACAAAATAAACCCATTCGCCATTAATAAAGTTTTTTATACTCATAAAACGGGTTTTCATTAGTATAAAAAATTATTCTTTAAATGTTTTTATTTAACTTTAAGTATGTTTAATTAAAATCCAATCAATTATATTCCAATCTTAATGA
The window above is part of the Providencia sp. R33 genome. Proteins encoded here:
- a CDS encoding iron ABC transporter ATP-binding protein; the protein is MIEISQISKSYQDTKVLDNVTTTIKNSGITSIIGPNGAGKSTLLSIIGRLLTPDEGGYVKVNELDVSTTPSDKLAKCLSVLRQENQFASRLTVEELVGFGRYPYTKGRLNLEDKQKIDESLSFLNLSDLRHRYLDELSGGQRQRAYVAMVLCQDTEYVLLDEPLNNLDMKHAVIMMKLLRRAADELGKTIILVIHDINFASVYSDYIVALRNGRLSYHGKPEEIMKSDIIEDIFDTPVEIKQVDNQFIALYY
- a CDS encoding iron chelate uptake ABC transporter family permease subunit; this encodes MQKVNSAIALAKPKKGLTPLQRIWVLLALSLLSIVLYMTINLGNNLAYILPHRGYIVLTMIVVAFAAGVSTVLFQTIANNKILTPSIMGLEALFVLLQTIFIFYTDSFPASWLLNIGKFLLESTLLVLFSVLLYRWLFVSVKMNINLVLMVGIILGTLFRSVATLLQRLMDPNEFSILQSRMFATFTRGTPELIFFTLLITVVVGVLLWRMRYCFDVLALGQANAVNLGINYRQQVTVILLLISILVAISTALVGPLTFLGLMVANLAYFISGSSQHRYLLPVSFLLGVIALIGGQLVLEYGLNMAGTLSVVIEFVGGIFFIYMVLRRF
- a CDS encoding ABC transporter permease, which produces MKTLYLFCGIIALLVLAVLSLFVGAGDVSPVSLFTDPEMQDIFFISRIPRTVSLILAGSAMSVAGLIMQLLTQNRFVEPSLAGTTQSASLGLLAVMILFPAASIMTKMVVASGFALVGTMLFMMLLRRVILKSALIVPLVGIMLGAVISALTIFTAYSFDLLQSLGAWMSGDFSSIIQGRYELLWLVGILTLIACWIADSFTVAGMGREFSINVGLNYRKVMTIGLSIIALISGVVVVVVGALPFLGLIIPNLVSLVMGDNIRKTIPWICIAGGGLVLLCDIIGRLIRYPFEIPASVILGVVGAVIFLYLLLKQQRYAKS
- a CDS encoding siderophore ABC transporter substrate-binding protein, translating into MFAKSLVSGLALLSALVLAGCDNTKETPETTQAAEKQTITIEHVQGKTEIPRHPQKVIVMNMETLDIMDALGAPVAGVPQTNVRFPEFLTKYSGAEYVNGGTLFEPAYETLSNAKPDLILGGSRARDAYDKLSGVAPTISLDIDNKNFIGSLTERTNELGALFGKEDEAKKLIADFNTKIDGIKTKAPTAGKAMVILVSGGKISAYGPGSRFGFIFDVLGFEPAYVFEENTGRHGNIVNAELLVKLNPDWLFVIDRDSAIGKADAQPAAEVLDNALVRKTAAWEKGQITYLDPTAVYIAGGIQTYSKLMDDINTALEKSQAK
- a CDS encoding helix-turn-helix domain-containing protein is translated as MYSENGSEKIHYMVGQRILEKRRELGYTGFQLAQLLGVSQQQISRYERGKIKIDLFHLFKLSFLMGTPIDWFLEDISSQLTENGQLDDIH
- a CDS encoding MrpH family fimbial adhesin — its product is MKVFLSLLIGAVMFSSSASASIFSYITESRPGSSPANGDADYKYVIARWDPESPSVMNPCYGWSQCYLTVSHKHTASGTPGAATVNIAEISKYRTMREVQNIPGVMDKALAPATQWAVHTGVRLQNNQECVGLFYQATTGVTSSGGLIPGSLCGIAPPPIGACKINNSIPDINFGSISEADLAGQSKEVPITVTCNLAMDVLVVATGVNVTNGRVNLKSDGSLYANLYLGSSNTPGENGYKFYVPAGGTNTVNLKAVLGTNGRVQPGTFEGAAALILTVP
- a CDS encoding fimbrial protein; its protein translation is MMNKLIQCVVAGALFMNVNAAFAVPDNLKIIGNLVEEPCTILPGDENVPMDFFDTPEKNFYAYGETVPREFAIKLADCDTTIGKSVEVTFSGTPNLALPGFLALSTSSVASGFAVGLQNSDKTALDIEKKGAKITLQNGANQLRFYAYLKGEPEAIKNKTIKVGPYSAVATFKLDYE
- a CDS encoding fimbrial protein, which encodes MQKIIKKLPLVMSLLVIPTGMAIADNVEFTGTLLIPPPCTVFEDKVEVIDYKDIGLHKIDGTNFTKPINYALKCDANLKGWDLILTIKGAATDFDKAALQTNIQDLGMRITQNGLGFEINKPMKIVYGQAPVLAVVPVKKPGVTLPEGSFTATGTLLAEYQ